A single region of the Candidatus Omnitrophota bacterium genome encodes:
- a CDS encoding Gfo/Idh/MocA family oxidoreductase gives MTKKLATRREMLTISAAALGWGGIGASAARGANDRIRMGFIGVGNRGSQLLSSFMKNGDAEIAALCDVYEPYLQRDRSRVDKDWLDALGERIPKMGESFPTEPQRYLDFRRLLEQKDIDAVCIATPDHWHAIQTIMAVQAGKDVYVEKPLSIAIHEGRRMVMAAQRTKQVVQVGLHRRSSTMYAHLAQLVQGGGIGTVSVARAYRVSNMFPKGIGHCDPAKPPEGFDWDMWLGPREEREFQTNISPYKFRWWQDYSSQMGNWGVHYCDAIRWVLNEEAPVSISAHGSKIGFEDDRTIPATMEATFELPSGVLLVFGQYEASGGDPLSDGEIEFRGTKGNLYPAAEGAGYKIVPTGGGQFQSKKRNIQAVEQGRMDGDLTDQHVRNFLDCAKSRERCHCDLETGHRSTTFAHLANIALATRSRLDWDPVRERFTNNEEANKLLQYEYRKPWRLG, from the coding sequence ATGACGAAAAAACTGGCCACAAGAAGAGAGATGTTAACGATTTCGGCGGCGGCGCTGGGTTGGGGAGGAATCGGCGCATCCGCCGCGCGCGGCGCCAATGATCGCATCCGCATGGGCTTTATCGGCGTAGGCAACCGGGGCAGCCAATTGTTGAGCAGTTTCATGAAGAATGGCGACGCGGAAATCGCCGCTCTTTGCGACGTCTACGAACCCTACTTGCAGCGCGACCGCAGCCGGGTGGATAAGGATTGGCTCGATGCGCTGGGAGAGCGCATACCCAAAATGGGAGAATCATTCCCCACGGAACCGCAGCGTTATTTGGATTTCCGCCGTCTTTTGGAGCAAAAGGACATCGACGCCGTATGCATCGCCACTCCCGACCATTGGCACGCCATTCAAACCATCATGGCCGTGCAAGCGGGCAAAGACGTATACGTGGAAAAGCCTCTGTCGATTGCCATTCATGAAGGCCGTCGCATGGTAATGGCCGCCCAGCGCACGAAGCAGGTTGTGCAAGTAGGCTTGCATCGGCGTTCCTCTACGATGTACGCCCATCTGGCGCAATTGGTTCAGGGCGGGGGCATCGGAACGGTTTCCGTGGCGCGAGCCTACCGCGTCAGCAACATGTTTCCCAAAGGCATCGGCCATTGCGATCCCGCCAAGCCTCCCGAAGGATTCGATTGGGATATGTGGCTGGGGCCGCGAGAGGAACGGGAATTTCAAACCAACATCTCGCCGTACAAATTCCGTTGGTGGCAGGATTATTCTTCCCAAATGGGCAATTGGGGCGTGCATTATTGCGACGCCATCCGCTGGGTGCTGAACGAGGAAGCGCCCGTCTCCATTTCCGCGCATGGATCGAAAATCGGATTCGAGGACGACCGCACCATCCCAGCGACGATGGAAGCCACGTTCGAACTGCCGTCGGGCGTCTTGCTCGTTTTCGGACAATACGAAGCGAGCGGCGGCGATCCCTTAAGCGACGGAGAGATCGAATTCCGGGGAACGAAAGGCAACCTCTACCCGGCGGCGGAAGGCGCAGGATATAAAATCGTTCCCACGGGAGGCGGCCAGTTCCAATCGAAGAAACGCAATATCCAGGCGGTGGAACAAGGCCGTATGGACGGCGATCTGACCGATCAGCATGTGCGCAATTTCCTCGATTGCGCGAAATCGCGCGAACGCTGCCATTGCGACTTGGAAACGGGACACCGCTCAACCACTTTCGCGCACCTGGCAAACATCGCCCTGGCGACGCGCTCCCGCCTGGATTGGGACCCTGTACGCGAGCGTTTCACCAACAACGAAGAGGCGAACAAATTATTGCAATACGAATACCGCAAGCCATGGCGATTGGGATGA
- a CDS encoding cyclic nucleotide-binding domain-containing protein — MSTSAFKSAAGNAFTMKAGSILIREGDVGRCAYLLLSGRLQVIREKDGEIVVLGDIKPVDIVGELAIFDEMPRSATVVVMEDSYLIELSKFKLKALLHRSPTIAETIIKLLCNKLRESANRLVQISLE, encoded by the coding sequence ATGTCAACTAGCGCCTTTAAGAGCGCGGCGGGAAACGCCTTCACCATGAAAGCGGGTTCGATTTTGATCCGGGAAGGCGACGTAGGACGTTGCGCTTATTTGTTGTTGTCGGGACGATTGCAAGTCATAAGGGAGAAGGATGGAGAAATCGTCGTCCTGGGAGATATCAAGCCGGTGGATATCGTGGGAGAACTGGCCATCTTCGATGAAATGCCCCGTTCGGCCACCGTTGTAGTTATGGAAGATTCCTATCTCATCGAATTGAGCAAATTCAAATTGAAAGCGCTATTGCATCGTTCGCCCACCATCGCGGAAACGATTATTAAATTACTATGCAACAAACTGCGCGAATCCGCCAACCGATTAGTGCAAATTTCTCTGGAATAG